From Bremerella cremea, the proteins below share one genomic window:
- a CDS encoding ATP-binding protein: MTLTNRLTFFFLLMQAFVLIGFSTVLYVLAYNHLHQQVEERLGTVLNTLSGAIETEPQGLEWEPRDREQSLKFSTFEDHVVWLVSDNQGQIVAQSRGAHTERFIAEASTSNPQTDAQDKDIRWQIGSWEAGRHWVHSDFAFPNHAESLTPPSDNKEAKYRSLSVTAGVSLVPVQTTLHRLAYSLVGLSVVVWSVSFAVSRMLSRRALLPVQRIAVAAEGIHCGDLTQRLPPLKTKDELDRLTHAFNAMLDRLQEAFERQRRFTGEASHQLRTPLTAILGQVEVALRRERPSAEYRQVLETVHRRAKGLARMVDSLLYLARADAEAQLPAFEQLNLATWLPLQLETWSEHPRSNDLVCRGTSSEPCLVVVPPELMAELLNILLDNACKYSEPGTPVTVSIRRSAAAVSVDVEDQGCGIEDDKLANLFLPFFRSSQARSLSPEGCGLGLSIAKRLSEVFGGELTVVSQPSRGSCFTLHLPRGGRNDDTAP; encoded by the coding sequence GTGACGCTCACCAATCGCCTTACGTTTTTCTTCCTGTTGATGCAGGCGTTTGTCTTGATCGGTTTTTCTACCGTTCTTTATGTACTCGCCTACAACCATTTACACCAGCAAGTCGAGGAACGTCTCGGGACCGTCCTCAATACCCTCAGCGGGGCAATCGAAACCGAACCACAAGGCTTAGAGTGGGAGCCGCGAGATCGAGAACAAAGTCTTAAGTTCTCGACGTTCGAGGATCATGTGGTCTGGTTGGTTTCCGACAACCAAGGGCAGATCGTCGCCCAGTCGCGCGGTGCCCACACCGAGCGTTTCATTGCCGAGGCGTCTACATCAAACCCGCAGACAGATGCCCAAGACAAAGACATCCGTTGGCAGATCGGCTCTTGGGAGGCTGGGCGACATTGGGTTCATTCTGATTTCGCGTTTCCCAATCACGCTGAGAGCCTCACGCCACCCTCCGATAACAAAGAAGCGAAGTATCGCTCGTTGTCGGTCACGGCCGGAGTATCGCTCGTCCCGGTTCAAACGACCCTGCATCGTTTGGCTTATTCGTTAGTTGGATTGTCAGTCGTCGTCTGGTCGGTTTCGTTTGCCGTCAGTCGGATGCTGTCTAGGCGGGCCCTGCTCCCTGTTCAGCGGATCGCCGTTGCCGCTGAAGGAATTCATTGTGGCGACCTCACGCAGCGGTTGCCGCCGCTAAAAACCAAGGACGAGCTCGACCGCCTGACTCACGCCTTCAATGCGATGCTAGATCGGCTACAAGAGGCATTTGAGCGGCAACGTCGGTTCACCGGCGAGGCGTCCCACCAACTTCGCACTCCATTGACGGCCATTTTGGGACAAGTCGAGGTCGCCCTACGCCGAGAACGCCCCAGTGCCGAGTATCGGCAAGTTCTCGAAACGGTTCATCGGCGGGCCAAGGGTCTCGCTCGGATGGTCGATTCACTATTGTATTTGGCTCGTGCGGATGCGGAGGCCCAGCTTCCCGCTTTCGAGCAATTGAATCTCGCCACTTGGTTGCCGCTACAGCTTGAGACCTGGTCCGAGCATCCTCGATCCAACGACTTGGTCTGCCGGGGAACGAGTTCCGAACCGTGCCTGGTTGTTGTACCGCCAGAGTTGATGGCAGAGTTATTGAACATCCTCTTGGATAATGCCTGTAAGTATAGCGAGCCGGGAACGCCTGTTACGGTGAGTATCCGCCGCAGTGCGGCAGCGGTTTCTGTTGACGTAGAGGATCAGGGCTGCGGTATTGAAGATGACAAGCTGGCGAATTTGTTTCTGCCGTTTTTCCGTTCGTCTCAGGCTCGCAGCCTAAGCCCTGAAGGCTGCGGGTTAGGTCTCTCCATTGCCAAGCGTTTGTCCGAAGTCTTTGGCGGTGAACTGACGGTTGTGAGTCAGCCATCGCGTGGTAGTTGCTTCACTTTGCATCTGCCGAGGGGCGGAAGAAATGATGACACCGCACCATAA
- a CDS encoding bile acid:sodium symporter family protein, with protein MTFFAKISHLIHARFIWLLIGSYVVAAFFPALGLWIRSVSWGTISLPMMMLGFLLFNAGLGVELSALKKLRHDPLSLLFGLLANMTIPIAYIGLVMLTMRLWHNPDEVQNILVGLALVASMPISGSSTAWSQNANGNLALSLGLVLGSTFLSPVVTPIALHTVGLMTTGDYSEDLHALAGSQTGWFLLISVIVPSISGIVCHQLLGKQRVTGSKAKLKLANYAILLLLNYSNASVSLPQSIAQPDADFLIVTLAIVATLCVVAFFTGWLISRLRHSDSADQIALMFGLGMNNNGTGLVLASMALADHPQVLLPIIFYNLVQHLIAGSVDHLMLYRRSAKARLDDHVSSSVIDSKLSPEPPLDSDEFAQHKSA; from the coding sequence ATGACGTTCTTCGCCAAGATTTCTCATTTGATTCACGCCCGTTTTATCTGGTTGCTAATCGGCTCGTATGTCGTCGCAGCGTTCTTTCCAGCCTTGGGACTGTGGATTCGCTCGGTATCGTGGGGGACGATCAGCCTGCCGATGATGATGCTGGGATTTCTGCTGTTCAATGCCGGTTTGGGCGTTGAACTATCCGCGCTGAAGAAACTTCGTCACGATCCGCTATCGTTGCTATTTGGCCTCCTCGCCAATATGACGATTCCGATTGCTTACATCGGTTTGGTGATGCTTACCATGCGTCTCTGGCACAATCCTGACGAGGTGCAGAACATTCTGGTCGGATTGGCGTTGGTCGCCTCGATGCCCATTTCTGGCTCCTCGACGGCTTGGTCACAAAATGCGAATGGCAATCTAGCGCTGAGTCTGGGTCTGGTGCTTGGCTCCACGTTTCTCAGCCCGGTCGTCACGCCGATTGCACTTCATACGGTGGGCTTGATGACCACAGGCGATTACTCCGAAGACTTGCACGCATTGGCAGGCTCTCAAACCGGTTGGTTCCTATTGATCTCAGTGATTGTGCCCTCGATCTCGGGGATCGTTTGTCATCAATTGCTGGGCAAGCAGCGCGTCACGGGCAGCAAAGCGAAACTCAAATTAGCCAACTACGCTATCCTGCTGTTGTTGAACTACTCCAATGCTTCGGTTTCATTGCCACAGTCCATCGCTCAGCCAGATGCGGACTTTTTAATCGTGACGCTCGCGATTGTGGCGACCTTATGTGTCGTCGCTTTTTTCACCGGATGGCTAATTTCTCGGCTGCGGCATTCAGATTCGGCAGACCAAATTGCCCTGATGTTTGGCTTGGGCATGAACAATAACGGCACCGGCTTGGTTTTGGCTTCGATGGCACTAGCCGACCATCCGCAAGTCTTGTTGCCCATTATCTTCTACAATCTCGTGCAACATCTGATTGCTGGAAGCGTGGATCACTTAATGCTATACCGACGTTCAGCCAAAGCGCGCCTCGATGATCACGTTTCGAGCAGCGTGATCGACAGTAAGTTGTCACCAGAGCCACCGCTGGATAGTGACGAATTTGCCCAGCACAAATCTGCTTGA
- a CDS encoding RHS repeat-associated core domain-containing protein yields the protein MITYDPYGTPTDESDFRQLFGGYYYDSDTGLYLVRNRVYHPKLGRWLTKDPLGMVDGPNLYEYCAGDPVNLIDPSGEAIPLIIYVGAFAIAAAHGWSQTILG from the coding sequence TTGATCACCTACGATCCGTACGGGACGCCCACCGACGAAAGCGATTTCCGGCAGTTGTTCGGCGGGTACTACTACGACTCGGACACGGGCCTCTACCTGGTTCGCAATCGTGTCTACCATCCTAAGCTGGGGCGCTGGCTCACTAAAGATCCGCTGGGCATGGTCGATGGGCCGAACCTGTACGAATACTGTGCGGGCGATCCGGTGAATCTTATCGACCCGAGTGGTGAGGCGATTCCGTTGATCATCTACGTCGGCGCATTTGCTATTGCTGCCGCCCACGGGTGGTCGCAAACGATCCTGGGGTGA
- a CDS encoding TIGR03067 domain-containing protein yields MALNLAMLMAVGALFCADVPPADTESDRAALQGVWLLSSGEADGKALPAADMKDGKLVIDGDRYTFSLDTVGTLQGTQHLGELNGVKTIDITDKGGDHKDNTCLGIYEVEGDEFRVVFSPPGEPRPDKFETTPGSGQWMHVWKHVKD; encoded by the coding sequence ATGGCATTAAATCTTGCGATGCTTATGGCAGTGGGGGCGTTGTTTTGTGCCGACGTGCCGCCAGCAGATACCGAGTCCGATCGCGCTGCGCTGCAAGGCGTTTGGCTTTTGAGCAGTGGCGAAGCAGACGGCAAGGCCCTGCCAGCGGCGGACATGAAAGATGGCAAGCTAGTCATCGACGGAGACCGTTATACGTTCTCGCTGGATACCGTTGGGACGCTCCAAGGCACGCAGCACTTGGGGGAACTCAACGGCGTGAAGACGATCGACATCACCGACAAAGGGGGCGACCACAAAGACAACACTTGCCTGGGCATTTACGAAGTGGAAGGGGATGAGTTCCGCGTCGTCTTCTCGCCACCAGGTGAACCCCGCCCTGACAAGTTCGAGACAACCCCCGGCTCCGGCCAATGGATGCACGTTTGGAAACATGTGAAAGATTAG
- a CDS encoding DUF1559 domain-containing protein: protein MKSRTRRGFTLVELLVVIAIIGVLIALLLPAVQQAREAARRMQCSNNLKQWALASHNFADVNKGFMPLGGMNSGGKVENGQTYQRITWPVFLWPFIEQTALADQYDFTKPFYQSPNIETHRVFVSGYYCPSDKTNVTQDQNDTYWRVMGSYVTNMGNTHLHQNANDQANFTGSPFGIRHMYRFADLVDGTSNTVGFSEILIASPGKLDDNRGDMLNDEGSPGFMSIITPNSNVPDQCRACTARTTVSTNPEYRRLPCQQVGGNTEYQIAARSNHPGGVNVSMMDGSVRFVTETVAQNVWTAALSGRGGETLQLP, encoded by the coding sequence ATGAAATCTCGCACCCGACGCGGATTCACTCTGGTTGAGCTTTTGGTGGTAATTGCCATCATCGGCGTGTTGATTGCATTGTTGCTGCCAGCGGTACAGCAGGCTCGCGAGGCTGCGCGCCGAATGCAGTGTTCCAATAACTTGAAGCAGTGGGCATTGGCTTCCCACAATTTTGCCGACGTCAACAAAGGCTTTATGCCCCTGGGCGGCATGAACAGCGGTGGCAAGGTCGAGAACGGCCAGACCTACCAGCGTATTACCTGGCCTGTCTTTCTGTGGCCTTTCATCGAACAGACCGCTTTGGCCGACCAGTACGATTTCACCAAGCCGTTCTATCAATCGCCTAACATTGAAACGCATCGCGTGTTCGTTTCCGGTTATTACTGCCCTTCCGACAAAACGAACGTCACCCAAGACCAAAACGATACCTACTGGCGTGTGATGGGTAGCTACGTAACGAACATGGGCAACACCCACTTGCACCAGAACGCCAACGATCAGGCAAACTTCACCGGTTCGCCATTTGGTATTCGTCATATGTACCGTTTTGCCGACTTGGTCGACGGCACCTCGAACACGGTTGGCTTCTCGGAAATCTTGATTGCTTCGCCCGGCAAGCTCGACGACAACCGAGGCGACATGCTTAACGACGAAGGTAGCCCTGGCTTCATGTCGATTATCACCCCCAACTCGAACGTCCCCGATCAGTGCCGTGCTTGTACGGCCCGCACCACGGTTTCGACCAATCCCGAATACCGCCGTTTGCCATGCCAACAGGTGGGTGGAAACACCGAATACCAAATTGCCGCACGTAGCAATCACCCTGGTGGCGTGAACGTGAGCATGATGGATGGTTCGGTCCGCTTTGTGACCGAAACGGTTGCACAAAACGTCTGGACGGCTGCTTTGTCGGGTCGCGGTGGCGAAACGCTGCAACTGCCGTAA
- a CDS encoding PepSY-like domain-containing protein, which produces MRAVFMCVAVALFSTVVYVNDVRAAEKSIPLDQLPKEVTHAVQQMFSHAKLIKASQEEEDGEIEYEITLKENGKTIDVKIEIEVELEISEIEKEVAYKDLPKAVTMALEKLYPKAMPQSAEAVYEVEDGQQELEFYEVQLKTADGKTVEAKLNASGKIIKDSDDEQEEAGEKEEDD; this is translated from the coding sequence ATGCGAGCCGTTTTCATGTGTGTGGCAGTGGCGCTATTTTCGACGGTGGTGTACGTGAACGATGTTCGCGCTGCAGAAAAATCGATTCCGCTAGATCAGTTGCCCAAGGAAGTGACCCATGCCGTGCAGCAGATGTTCTCCCACGCCAAGCTGATCAAGGCGTCTCAGGAAGAAGAAGATGGCGAGATCGAGTACGAAATCACCTTGAAAGAGAATGGCAAAACAATCGATGTCAAAATCGAGATCGAGGTCGAGTTGGAGATCAGCGAGATTGAAAAAGAGGTCGCCTATAAGGACTTGCCCAAAGCTGTGACAATGGCGTTGGAAAAATTGTATCCTAAAGCCATGCCGCAGTCTGCCGAAGCCGTTTATGAAGTGGAAGATGGCCAGCAAGAGCTAGAGTTTTATGAAGTTCAACTGAAGACTGCTGATGGCAAAACCGTGGAAGCGAAACTCAACGCGAGTGGTAAAATAATCAAGGATAGCGACGACGAGCAGGAGGAAGCCGGAGAAAAAGAAGAGGACGATTAA
- a CDS encoding response regulator transcription factor encodes MGVRILVIEDDDEIAEFIVRGLREEGYTVERAEDGRDGWHFLQGGGWDVVLLDWMLPATDGLQLLQRFRQHDHLTPVLFLTAKDAVSDRVQGLDHGANDYLCKPFAFEELLARVRVLTRRKDQTTTILSYQDVSIDLATQRAERAEQRLDLTAKEQALLIYFLRHPGEVLSRTRIYEQVWEERYDGLSNTLEVHVMELRRKLEMHGPRLIHTLRNRGYVLREESR; translated from the coding sequence GTGGGCGTTCGTATTTTAGTGATCGAAGACGATGACGAGATCGCGGAGTTCATCGTGCGAGGGTTGCGCGAGGAAGGTTACACGGTCGAGCGGGCGGAAGATGGAAGAGATGGCTGGCACTTTTTGCAGGGTGGTGGCTGGGATGTTGTCCTACTCGACTGGATGCTTCCTGCGACCGATGGCTTGCAATTGCTTCAACGCTTTCGTCAGCACGATCACTTAACGCCGGTCTTGTTTCTGACTGCCAAAGATGCCGTTTCCGACCGCGTTCAAGGTCTCGATCACGGTGCCAACGATTATCTCTGCAAGCCGTTCGCTTTCGAGGAATTGCTTGCTCGTGTGCGTGTGCTGACGCGACGTAAAGATCAGACCACGACCATTCTTTCCTACCAGGATGTCAGTATCGACCTGGCAACCCAGCGAGCTGAGCGAGCAGAGCAGCGTCTTGATCTGACGGCCAAAGAGCAAGCCTTGTTGATCTATTTCTTACGTCATCCTGGCGAAGTGCTAAGTCGCACCCGCATCTACGAACAAGTATGGGAGGAACGCTACGACGGCCTGTCCAACACATTGGAAGTGCACGTCATGGAGCTCCGCCGCAAACTGGAAATGCACGGCCCAAGATTGATCCACACCCTGCGAAATCGGGGCTATGTGCTGCGAGAGGAATCACGGTAA
- a CDS encoding DUF1559 domain-containing protein, whose product MKVRSGFTLVELLVVIAIIGVLIALLLPAVQQAREAARRMQCTNNLKQLGLAVQLYHDAFNAFPALRAGNPRGAASYAGNNRLNARFAVLPFMEQSAMYDRAMTSTVGPYDASDPIWKTTVDSFLCPSNAGGLLSPEAPDQTAGAADYYFFAGDRPYRSYPGGTYTSGSMNSGVFLNDAWSRMSSITDGTSNTMGLSEGVRPTSNRGYGSVVTKPGSTSWAPAALSPLLNKQTKTYISTVGVFSNQPLRGFRAWDGAILFVAVMAATPPNSVLIADGTSHGGSQYLLSPTSYHPGGVNVAMMDGSVRFVTETVNTGNQGANYRNYSDNGSPSAYGVWGAMATKSGGETASSQ is encoded by the coding sequence ATGAAAGTCAGATCAGGTTTTACGCTAGTCGAACTGCTAGTCGTGATCGCCATTATCGGAGTCTTGATTGCGTTGTTATTGCCGGCCGTGCAGCAGGCTCGCGAGGCCGCTCGGCGGATGCAATGTACCAACAATTTGAAGCAACTCGGCTTAGCCGTTCAGCTTTACCATGACGCGTTCAATGCGTTTCCCGCTTTGCGGGCCGGTAACCCGCGCGGGGCCGCTTCGTACGCCGGCAACAATCGGCTGAACGCTCGCTTTGCCGTGCTGCCGTTTATGGAACAATCGGCCATGTACGATCGAGCCATGACGTCCACGGTTGGGCCATACGATGCGAGCGATCCGATCTGGAAGACGACCGTCGATTCGTTCCTTTGCCCGAGCAACGCAGGTGGACTTCTGTCTCCGGAAGCCCCAGACCAAACGGCTGGTGCGGCGGACTATTATTTCTTCGCTGGCGATCGACCTTATCGCTCGTACCCAGGCGGAACCTACACCTCTGGCAGCATGAACTCGGGCGTGTTTCTCAACGATGCGTGGTCGCGGATGTCTTCGATCACCGACGGGACCAGTAACACGATGGGCCTTTCGGAAGGGGTTCGCCCGACCAGCAACCGTGGTTACGGTTCGGTGGTGACCAAGCCTGGTTCCACCAGTTGGGCTCCGGCGGCGTTGTCTCCGCTGTTGAACAAGCAAACGAAGACTTACATCTCGACCGTCGGCGTCTTCAGCAATCAGCCGCTGCGAGGTTTCCGTGCTTGGGACGGGGCGATTTTGTTTGTGGCCGTCATGGCAGCGACTCCGCCCAACTCGGTGCTCATTGCCGATGGCACAAGCCACGGCGGTAGCCAGTACCTGCTTTCGCCAACCAGTTACCATCCTGGCGGTGTGAATGTGGCGATGATGGACGGCTCGGTTCGTTTTGTGACTGAAACGGTGAACACCGGCAATCAAGGTGCGAACTACCGCAACTACTCCGACAACGGTTCGCCCAGCGCCTATGGTGTGTGGGGAGCGATGGCAACAAAGTCTGGCGGTGAAACGGCCTCCTCCCAGTAA